One Spirochaeta africana DSM 8902 genomic window carries:
- the frr gene encoding ribosome recycling factor, which yields MSTKDAESRMKKSIKALEEEFAAIRTGRASTALFDKIMVEYYGTPTPLNQVATVSTPEARLVVIQPWDKSALGDIEKAIQKSELSLNPNNDGKVIRINIPPLTEDRRKEIVKSAKQIAEQAKVAIRNIRRDANDQLKQQQKDGEISEDEEKRLQDDVQKLTDTYTKQISQMLDAKEKEILEI from the coding sequence ATGAGTACAAAAGATGCTGAATCACGCATGAAGAAATCGATCAAAGCGCTGGAGGAGGAGTTTGCTGCCATCCGTACCGGTCGCGCATCTACCGCGCTGTTCGACAAGATCATGGTCGAGTATTATGGAACCCCTACCCCGCTGAATCAGGTTGCCACGGTCAGCACACCCGAGGCCCGCCTGGTGGTAATCCAGCCCTGGGACAAGTCCGCGCTGGGAGACATAGAAAAGGCCATCCAGAAGTCCGAGCTTTCGCTGAACCCCAACAACGATGGCAAGGTCATCCGGATCAATATTCCGCCGCTCACCGAAGACCGACGCAAGGAGATCGTGAAAAGCGCCAAGCAGATTGCCGAACAGGCCAAGGTAGCAATCCGCAATATCCGTCGCGATGCAAACGATCAACTGAAGCAACAGCAGAAGGACGGCGAGATCAGCGAAGACGAGGAAAAGCGACTGCAGGACGATGTGCAGAAACTCACCGACACCTACACCAAGCAGATCAGCCAGATGCTGGATGCCAAGGAAAAGGAAATCCTCGAGATATAA
- a CDS encoding isoprenyl transferase, with product MKQSALPQHIGIIMDGNGRWAKKRFKPRTAGHQQGLKTAKRIVKAAREIGIPYLTLYAFSTENWKRAQDEVSFLINLIHTYLRKELDFYRENRVRIVYSGDAAALPAEIRDDIRSVMNDTAGYDGLTVNLALNYGGRNEIARAAQAVVIEHPERDFTRQPISETDIRQHLDTAALPDPDLIIRTGGDLRLSNFLLWGSAYSELYFTKILWPDFSERDLRAAVQEFQRRTRRFGGVHE from the coding sequence ATGAAACAAAGCGCCCTTCCCCAGCACATTGGAATCATCATGGACGGCAATGGGCGCTGGGCTAAAAAGCGCTTCAAGCCCCGCACCGCGGGGCACCAGCAAGGCCTGAAAACCGCCAAGCGGATCGTGAAAGCAGCACGAGAGATCGGTATCCCCTATCTGACCCTGTATGCATTTTCCACCGAGAACTGGAAGCGCGCACAGGATGAGGTATCCTTCCTGATCAATCTGATTCACACCTACCTGCGCAAGGAACTGGATTTTTACCGGGAAAACCGGGTCCGGATTGTGTACAGCGGCGACGCCGCTGCGCTCCCGGCAGAAATCCGAGATGACATACGCAGCGTAATGAACGACACCGCCGGCTACGATGGCTTGACCGTCAACCTGGCCTTGAACTATGGCGGTCGCAACGAGATCGCACGTGCGGCCCAGGCAGTGGTTATCGAACACCCCGAGCGGGACTTTACCCGGCAGCCGATCAGCGAAACAGATATCAGGCAACACCTGGACACCGCCGCCCTTCCGGACCCGGATTTGATTATCCGCACAGGGGGTGACCTGCGCCTGAGTAACTTTTTGCTCTGGGGCAGCGCCTACAGCGAGTTGTATTTCACCAAAATCCTGTGGCCCGATTTTTCCGAGCGCGACTTGAGGGCTGCCGTACAGGAATTTCAAAGGAGAACCCGTCGTTTCGGGGGAGTACATGAATAA
- a CDS encoding TIGR00282 family metallophosphoesterase gives MSSELRILILGDVIGRPGMRAVVSGLHALRRTHRADLVIVNGENADDGFGISPVIAEQLFKAGADVVTSGNHIWQHDDTAQVLDGERPVLRPANYPRGCPGRGVEVLDCRGTSVAVVNLQGRRRMPQIDCPFRKFRDLQKKELAKAGVIIVDFHAEAAEEKEALALMIDGKAALVYGTHTHIQTADERIFPKGTAYITDIGATGPEDSVIGFDPRTSIMRSTTMVPHKNSVVDAPAMIQGLVLRVNPDSGTAVAIERIREVSLV, from the coding sequence TTGAGTTCCGAACTGAGAATACTGATACTCGGAGATGTAATCGGCCGCCCCGGTATGAGGGCGGTCGTTTCCGGTTTACACGCACTGCGTCGCACGCATCGTGCCGATCTGGTGATCGTGAACGGCGAGAATGCCGATGACGGCTTTGGCATTTCTCCGGTGATAGCCGAGCAGCTGTTCAAGGCCGGCGCGGATGTGGTGACCAGTGGCAACCATATCTGGCAGCATGACGATACTGCACAGGTGCTGGACGGGGAACGTCCGGTACTGCGCCCGGCCAACTATCCGCGCGGATGTCCCGGTCGAGGTGTCGAGGTACTCGACTGTCGCGGCACCTCGGTGGCGGTAGTCAACCTGCAGGGGCGTCGCCGAATGCCGCAGATAGACTGCCCGTTTCGCAAGTTCCGTGACCTGCAGAAAAAAGAACTTGCCAAGGCCGGGGTGATAATCGTGGATTTTCATGCCGAGGCTGCCGAGGAAAAAGAGGCCCTGGCGTTGATGATCGACGGCAAGGCTGCGCTGGTGTACGGAACGCACACCCATATCCAGACAGCAGATGAACGGATTTTCCCGAAGGGAACCGCCTATATTACCGATATCGGGGCGACCGGGCCGGAAGACAGTGTTATCGGCTTTGATCCGCGTACCAGCATTATGCGGAGTACCACCATGGTGCCGCATAAAAACAGCGTCGTGGATGCCCCTGCCATGATCCAGGGGCTGGTCCTGCGGGTGAACCCCGACAGCGGTACCGCCGTAGCGATCGAACGGATCCGGGAGGTGTCTCTGGTATGA
- a CDS encoding Gx transporter family protein gives MSSTTVRYNMLHRLVPFLGAVCLFFATVEYLFPKPVPFFRLGLANLPILLALDFLPLPLLGVVVLLKVLGQGLINGTLASYVFLFSLAGSLAAGVVMVVSHRLFRDRIGLVGISLFGALASNIVQVLLSIGFIFGAGSWVIAPLFLSLGSISGLVVGVIAERFRQRSRWLARIRSEVRAAREGDA, from the coding sequence ATGAGTTCCACCACAGTACGTTACAACATGCTGCACCGACTCGTGCCGTTCCTCGGGGCGGTATGTCTGTTTTTTGCTACCGTAGAATATCTCTTTCCCAAGCCGGTACCATTCTTTCGTCTCGGGCTGGCCAATCTGCCGATTCTGCTGGCACTGGATTTTCTGCCGCTGCCGCTGTTGGGGGTGGTTGTTCTGCTTAAGGTGCTGGGTCAGGGATTGATAAATGGCACACTGGCCTCATATGTGTTTCTGTTTTCCCTGGCTGGTTCCCTGGCAGCTGGCGTGGTGATGGTGGTGTCGCACCGGCTGTTTCGTGACAGGATCGGGTTGGTGGGCATCAGCCTGTTTGGTGCCCTGGCAAGTAACATTGTGCAGGTGCTGCTCTCGATCGGGTTTATTTTCGGTGCCGGGTCCTGGGTGATAGCGCCGCTGTTCCTCTCGCTCGGCAGTATCTCCGGGCTTGTTGTCGGGGTAATCGCGGAAAGGTTCCGCCAGCGGTCGCGCTGGCTGGCAAGGATACGCAGCGAGGTACGTGCTGCCAGGGAGGGTGATGCATGA
- the tsf gene encoding translation elongation factor Ts produces the protein MAISAADVKKLRDTTGAGMMDCKKALNEAGGDFAKAEKVLKEMGLAAAAKREGRATNEGRIFSYVTDKAAGILELATETDFVARNAGFIEMGEKLVKTMVTDNLDVDAAAVTEVTTQAVSTIKENITAKRFSRIELSASDMAVDYIHGDGNIGVLIKLSTDKPEALQADAVKELGFNLALHAAAFKPLYLNADQVEQSYLDEQKAIFLKQAENMGKPEKVMQGIVQGKMKKHLSEICFVDQGFVKEDKKSVSQIIEETGKQAGATLQLTDYIVYTVGQE, from the coding sequence GTGGCAATATCTGCTGCTGACGTAAAGAAACTCCGGGACACCACCGGAGCTGGAATGATGGATTGTAAAAAGGCCCTGAACGAAGCCGGCGGCGACTTCGCCAAAGCGGAAAAGGTGCTCAAGGAGATGGGACTGGCTGCGGCTGCAAAGCGCGAAGGCCGGGCAACCAATGAAGGCCGGATCTTCAGCTATGTAACTGACAAGGCCGCTGGTATCCTGGAGCTGGCTACCGAAACCGACTTTGTAGCCCGCAACGCCGGGTTTATCGAAATGGGCGAGAAGCTGGTCAAAACCATGGTAACCGACAACCTCGATGTCGATGCCGCGGCAGTCACCGAGGTGACCACACAGGCCGTATCCACCATCAAGGAAAACATCACCGCCAAGCGCTTCAGCCGCATTGAGCTGTCTGCCAGCGACATGGCGGTAGACTACATCCATGGTGACGGGAATATCGGGGTACTGATCAAGCTGTCCACCGACAAACCCGAAGCCCTGCAGGCTGATGCGGTCAAGGAGCTCGGTTTCAACCTGGCGCTGCATGCCGCCGCATTCAAACCGCTGTACCTCAATGCCGACCAGGTTGAACAGAGCTATCTGGATGAGCAGAAAGCCATTTTCCTGAAACAGGCCGAAAACATGGGCAAGCCGGAAAAGGTTATGCAGGGTATTGTACAGGGCAAGATGAAGAAGCACCTGTCAGAAATCTGCTTTGTGGATCAGGGATTTGTCAAGGAAGACAAAAAGAGCGTTTCCCAGATCATCGAGGAAACCGGCAAGCAGGCCGGAGCAACCCTGCAGCTGACTGACTATATCGTGTACACGGTAGGCCAGGAATAA
- a CDS encoding RDD family protein: protein MHSRKVGFTRRLGAFALDAVFVVFLLALVLRILSLTGWYEDAGYSVAEQLQHSSDAVVGRIGDQAVAWERFMREELDPSARVAISRELEQQLESGSLQPRHLLNPQALFVQLFDTVYDHSPESVRPRLEQLGAVTAEELRQVSLRRFAAEVFAAVSRLLLLPVLIVALYWAAELLFGWSAGKLLTGITVASMDGSPGNIGLYLSRVLFKHSSLLVLIAALLTGRLWLLVPSLALLLLTAIGFLRVLGSQRRALHDVLSGTAIYYRRSL from the coding sequence ATGCATTCTCGCAAGGTTGGTTTTACTCGAAGGTTGGGTGCATTCGCGCTGGATGCGGTGTTTGTGGTGTTTCTGCTGGCGCTGGTGCTGCGGATCCTGTCATTGACGGGGTGGTATGAGGATGCCGGGTACAGCGTTGCCGAACAGCTGCAGCACTCCTCTGATGCAGTCGTCGGGAGAATCGGAGATCAGGCTGTTGCATGGGAGCGGTTCATGCGCGAGGAACTGGATCCGTCAGCGCGTGTTGCTATCAGTCGCGAGCTCGAGCAGCAGCTGGAATCCGGCAGTTTGCAGCCCCGCCACCTGCTGAATCCCCAGGCGCTGTTCGTTCAGCTGTTTGATACCGTGTATGACCATTCCCCGGAATCAGTGCGCCCCCGACTTGAGCAGCTGGGGGCGGTGACAGCCGAGGAGCTGCGCCAGGTTTCCCTTCGCAGGTTTGCTGCAGAGGTGTTCGCTGCCGTTTCCCGTCTTTTGCTGCTTCCGGTGCTGATTGTGGCGCTGTACTGGGCTGCTGAACTCCTGTTTGGCTGGTCGGCAGGGAAACTGCTTACCGGCATCACGGTGGCGTCAATGGACGGCAGTCCAGGCAATATCGGGCTGTATCTGTCCCGGGTGCTGTTCAAGCACAGCTCGCTGCTGGTGTTGATTGCCGCTCTGCTTACCGGCCGCCTGTGGCTGCTTGTCCCTTCGCTGGCTTTGCTGCTGCTCACAGCTATCGGCTTCCTGCGTGTGCTGGGATCGCAGCGACGGGCGCTGCATGATGTGCTCAGTGGAACTGCAATCTACTATCGGCGAAGCCTGTAG
- a CDS encoding SAM-dependent methyltransferase, whose translation MSSGKRSGRKPLRELLRLRYPDLDKDQIFALLASGRVRVDGELQRSGSVPIPVTADISIAEADTAAGGRGRFKLEAALAAWEISPAGMVWLDAGASTGGFTACLLDLGATAVHAVDVGYNQLDYRLRTDARVHVWERCNIMEPRRYDPRPDAFCMDLSFRSALRPVLTVLPLCRQHRGIVLLKPQFEWQDPPDWFDGVVPADCLDEIVAAAVRDWEEAGIQVDRIMPSPVTGRHGNQEFLVLVSAGPAALADS comes from the coding sequence ATGAGTTCCGGGAAGCGGAGTGGCAGGAAGCCGCTTCGTGAGCTGCTTCGTCTCAGGTATCCGGATCTGGACAAGGATCAGATTTTTGCTTTGCTGGCATCCGGCAGGGTGCGGGTTGACGGCGAGCTGCAGCGTTCCGGATCGGTACCGATCCCGGTGACCGCTGATATCAGTATCGCAGAGGCTGATACCGCCGCCGGTGGTCGCGGGCGGTTCAAGCTTGAAGCGGCGCTGGCCGCCTGGGAGATCTCCCCGGCCGGGATGGTCTGGCTGGATGCCGGGGCCAGTACCGGCGGGTTTACCGCCTGCCTGCTTGATCTTGGCGCGACCGCCGTACATGCCGTAGATGTCGGGTACAACCAGCTGGATTACCGCCTTCGTACGGATGCGCGGGTGCATGTCTGGGAGCGCTGTAACATCATGGAGCCGCGTCGCTACGACCCCCGCCCTGATGCCTTCTGTATGGATCTGAGCTTTCGGTCTGCATTGCGTCCGGTACTGACGGTGCTCCCGTTGTGTCGGCAGCACCGCGGGATAGTTCTGCTCAAGCCTCAGTTCGAGTGGCAGGATCCGCCTGACTGGTTCGACGGGGTGGTGCCGGCTGACTGCCTTGATGAGATCGTGGCAGCCGCCGTACGAGACTGGGAGGAAGCCGGAATTCAGGTGGATCGTATCATGCCCTCACCGGTTACCGGCAGGCACGGCAATCAGGAGTTTCTGGTGCTGGTCTCTGCCGGGCCGGCAGCCCTGGCTGATTCCTGA
- the rny gene encoding ribonuclease Y, with the protein MEIIGMILLPFGGVLLGWLVRWLYAKFQLSSLEQRAERLKQEAVKEAESIKNQLLLETKDELIEERNQQEKEFRERRGELQRFERRLLQKEENLEAKIEQVERRQQSFTDREKALQDKEQSLHQVEENLRNELERVSGLTIDEAKSLIIKSLEDDARHEAQGMINKIEAEARMTADKQSRDILVTTIQRLASEVNAEVTVTSVSLPNDEMKGRIIGREGRNIRTLETLTGVDIIIDDTPEAVVVSCFDPVRKEIARQALERLVSDGRIHPTRIEEVVHKVTHEISQSIFEEGEKALFDLGVHHMKPEGIRGLGRLKFRTSYGQNVLAHSKEVAILSGMLAAEVGADREIAVRAGLLHDIGKGIECDEDSNHVELGVELAKRIGEDERVINAIAAHHGDVPHSCIESVIVQVADALSASRPGARRETLDNYIKRLENLEKIAEDFDGVDKAYAIQAGRELRIMVDHEKVTDMQAREVAKQIARKIEEQLRYPGRIKVTMIRETRIVEYAR; encoded by the coding sequence ATGGAAATCATTGGCATGATTCTCCTTCCTTTCGGCGGTGTACTTCTAGGTTGGCTGGTTCGTTGGCTGTATGCCAAGTTTCAGCTCTCATCGCTCGAGCAGCGAGCGGAGAGACTTAAACAGGAAGCAGTAAAAGAAGCGGAATCAATAAAAAATCAGCTTCTGTTGGAAACAAAAGATGAGCTTATTGAAGAACGGAACCAACAGGAAAAAGAGTTTCGCGAACGCCGGGGGGAACTCCAGCGGTTCGAGCGCAGGCTCCTTCAGAAGGAAGAAAACCTAGAAGCAAAGATTGAGCAGGTAGAACGCCGGCAGCAATCATTCACCGACCGTGAGAAGGCGTTACAGGATAAGGAACAGAGTTTACACCAGGTAGAAGAAAATCTCCGCAACGAGCTGGAACGGGTATCCGGGCTTACGATTGATGAGGCCAAGTCGCTGATCATCAAGTCGCTGGAGGATGATGCTCGGCATGAAGCCCAGGGGATGATAAACAAGATCGAGGCCGAGGCTCGCATGACTGCCGACAAGCAGTCGCGTGATATCCTGGTTACCACCATCCAGCGACTCGCCAGCGAGGTGAACGCTGAGGTGACGGTGACCTCGGTAAGTCTCCCTAACGACGAGATGAAGGGACGGATTATTGGCCGTGAGGGTCGGAATATCCGCACCCTCGAGACCCTGACCGGTGTTGACATTATTATCGACGATACCCCGGAGGCAGTCGTGGTGTCGTGCTTCGATCCGGTTCGCAAGGAGATTGCCCGCCAGGCACTCGAACGACTGGTGTCGGATGGCAGAATTCACCCCACGCGCATCGAAGAAGTGGTGCACAAGGTGACGCACGAGATCTCGCAAAGTATCTTCGAGGAAGGTGAGAAGGCCCTGTTCGATCTGGGTGTTCACCATATGAAGCCGGAGGGAATTCGCGGTCTGGGGCGGCTCAAGTTCCGTACCAGCTACGGCCAGAATGTGTTGGCTCACAGCAAAGAGGTTGCCATCCTGTCCGGCATGCTGGCGGCCGAGGTAGGTGCTGACCGTGAGATTGCGGTGCGAGCCGGCCTGCTGCATGATATCGGCAAAGGGATCGAGTGCGACGAGGACAGTAATCACGTAGAGCTCGGGGTAGAGCTGGCCAAGCGGATAGGCGAGGATGAACGGGTAATTAACGCTATTGCAGCCCATCATGGAGATGTACCGCACAGTTGTATCGAGTCGGTGATCGTGCAGGTAGCGGATGCCTTGTCGGCCTCGCGCCCCGGAGCGCGCCGGGAAACCCTGGACAACTACATCAAGCGCCTGGAGAACCTGGAGAAGATCGCCGAGGATTTTGACGGCGTTGATAAGGCTTATGCTATTCAGGCCGGACGTGAACTGCGCATAATGGTTGATCACGAAAAGGTAACCGACATGCAGGCGCGAGAGGTTGCCAAGCAGATCGCTCGCAAGATCGAGGAGCAGCTGCGGTATCCGGGCCGGATCAAGGTTACCATGATTCGAGAAACCCGGATTGTGGAGTATGCCCGTTGA
- a CDS encoding phosphatidate cytidylyltransferase, whose product MNKKQRNIRNRLLVFFIGIPAIFALLVLLPQANHAAAALAIILVSSIATGELAGLFENHLTDYPGSRIVIPLLGMIFPVLWYLEGVNRIPVNTAVAIGVLAIALILGLQAFRRDPRAFAHIKGIASLHILLLLYPGIFLAYILRIATLPMSSHLLVIFVITVYLNDSAAYAGGMLFGKGNSGLLPISPNKSIAGFASGLFASGLVTTSASLLYPGLFPGGWITALPFGLIIGCVAIIGDLAESAIKRSAAQKDSGSIIPGRGGLLDSIDSLAYAAPFFYYGYLFLQGA is encoded by the coding sequence ATGAATAAAAAGCAACGCAATATTCGTAACCGTCTACTCGTCTTTTTTATCGGTATTCCGGCAATCTTTGCATTGCTGGTACTGTTGCCGCAGGCCAATCACGCCGCCGCTGCCCTGGCTATAATCCTGGTCAGCAGCATCGCGACCGGAGAACTGGCCGGGCTGTTCGAAAACCACCTGACCGATTACCCCGGCAGCAGGATTGTTATCCCGCTGCTTGGCATGATTTTCCCGGTACTGTGGTACCTGGAGGGGGTCAACCGGATTCCGGTTAACACCGCGGTTGCTATCGGGGTGCTGGCAATCGCATTGATACTCGGGCTCCAGGCATTCCGACGGGACCCCAGGGCATTTGCGCACATCAAGGGTATAGCATCGCTGCATATCCTGCTGCTGCTTTACCCAGGTATCTTTCTGGCTTACATCCTGCGAATCGCTACTCTGCCTATGTCCAGCCACCTGCTGGTGATATTTGTAATCACGGTTTACCTGAATGATTCCGCCGCGTATGCCGGCGGGATGCTGTTCGGCAAGGGCAACAGCGGCTTGCTGCCGATCAGCCCCAACAAGAGCATTGCCGGCTTTGCATCCGGCCTGTTTGCCAGCGGACTGGTCACAACCTCGGCATCGCTGCTGTATCCCGGGCTGTTTCCCGGTGGCTGGATAACGGCACTCCCGTTCGGGCTGATAATCGGCTGCGTGGCCATCATTGGAGACCTTGCCGAATCCGCAATCAAACGATCTGCGGCACAGAAAGACAGCGGCTCCATTATACCCGGACGCGGCGGTCTGCTCGACAGTATAGATTCTCTGGCCTATGCCGCACCATTTTTCTATTACGGGTATTTATTTCTACAGGGGGCGTAA
- the rpsB gene encoding 30S ribosomal protein S2, giving the protein MAVVTMKNLLESGVHFGHQTKRWDPRMKRFIFAERNGIHIIDLQKTIASIRAAYDAVRGTVLNKQGVLFVGTKKQAQQAIEREATNCGMYYVNQRWLGGMLTNFSTIKQSLLRLKKLEKMEVDGTFESLSKKEVAKLNKEKARLEKNLGGIKEMKELPGIVFIVDTKKEAIAVAEAKRMGIPIVAVVDTNCNPEGIDYPIPGNDDAIRAISLFTEIIGQAVTEAENEIGLEIIDSLQDDDETTETADDAETTPEPEVETVQVAAAVGADEAKTDEKESFVTEDYSNYKPEDKPEVKMEKTREEAVAEEAGITTDELYSEE; this is encoded by the coding sequence ATGGCAGTTGTGACCATGAAGAATTTGCTTGAGTCCGGTGTGCATTTCGGACACCAGACCAAGCGTTGGGATCCGCGAATGAAGCGGTTCATATTTGCAGAACGCAATGGAATTCACATTATTGATCTCCAGAAAACCATTGCATCCATCCGGGCCGCGTACGATGCGGTTCGTGGTACGGTCCTGAACAAACAGGGCGTACTCTTTGTCGGCACCAAAAAGCAGGCCCAGCAGGCGATTGAGCGCGAAGCCACCAACTGCGGCATGTACTATGTCAACCAGCGATGGTTGGGTGGGATGCTGACCAACTTTTCCACCATCAAACAGTCGCTGCTGCGCCTGAAGAAGCTGGAAAAGATGGAAGTCGATGGCACATTCGAGAGCCTTTCCAAGAAGGAAGTAGCCAAACTCAACAAGGAAAAGGCGCGTCTCGAGAAAAACCTGGGCGGCATCAAGGAAATGAAGGAACTGCCAGGTATCGTTTTTATTGTCGATACCAAAAAGGAAGCCATTGCGGTAGCCGAGGCAAAGCGGATGGGCATTCCGATCGTTGCAGTGGTCGACACCAACTGTAACCCGGAAGGCATTGACTATCCGATCCCGGGCAACGACGACGCAATTCGCGCCATCAGTCTGTTCACCGAGATCATCGGACAGGCCGTTACCGAGGCGGAAAACGAAATCGGCCTGGAAATCATCGACAGCCTGCAGGACGACGACGAGACCACCGAAACCGCCGATGATGCCGAAACCACTCCCGAGCCCGAGGTGGAAACCGTACAGGTTGCCGCCGCCGTTGGTGCCGATGAGGCCAAAACCGACGAGAAGGAAAGCTTCGTAACCGAGGACTACTCCAACTACAAGCCGGAAGACAAACCGGAGGTAAAGATGGAGAAGACCCGCGAGGAGGCGGTAGCCGAGGAAGCCGGCATTACCACCGACGAACTGTATAGCGAAGAATAA
- a CDS encoding DUF6675 family protein, whose protein sequence is MGALRKLLGIWFAGSLLVWSGAVAAVPLDRTMLFYTGVPEYREARWPVDDIQAAVARLDPTESMEAIYRVPWPEHMCGTLEDRVDCLQRAMLRVSGMTGLPYPESAGSAGKTLYHRVHVVDSPQDRRRRPDPQDVRDHMELYVLQDDNDFGEAVMQVEISQQDVLSIRVQNASRLRVGPIPVVSPRQMMFFLDIDPREDAIYIYGVGALSTVRLGLLRSTIRGHLEVRADAMVDWLRRELEESAPDRNPG, encoded by the coding sequence ATGGGGGCATTGCGGAAGCTACTGGGGATATGGTTTGCCGGCAGCCTGCTGGTCTGGTCTGGGGCTGTGGCAGCAGTGCCACTGGATCGTACCATGCTGTTTTATACCGGTGTTCCCGAGTATCGGGAGGCCCGGTGGCCTGTCGATGATATTCAGGCAGCAGTTGCCCGGCTGGACCCGACCGAGTCCATGGAGGCAATCTATCGGGTGCCATGGCCCGAGCACATGTGCGGTACGCTGGAGGATCGTGTTGACTGTCTGCAGCGTGCAATGCTGAGGGTCAGCGGCATGACGGGTTTGCCGTACCCCGAGTCCGCGGGTTCTGCCGGAAAGACCCTGTACCATCGTGTGCATGTCGTTGACTCGCCACAGGATCGGCGACGCCGGCCGGATCCGCAGGATGTCCGTGATCACATGGAGCTGTATGTTCTGCAGGACGATAACGATTTTGGCGAGGCCGTAATGCAGGTAGAGATCAGTCAGCAGGATGTGCTGTCAATCCGGGTGCAGAATGCCAGTCGCCTGCGGGTTGGTCCGATACCGGTGGTGTCTCCCCGGCAGATGATGTTCTTTCTGGATATAGATCCGCGCGAGGACGCAATCTACATCTATGGAGTTGGGGCCTTGAGTACCGTCCGTCTGGGGCTGCTCAGGTCAACCATACGCGGACACCTCGAGGTGAGGGCCGATGCAATGGTTGACTGGCTGCGTCGCGAACTGGAGGAGTCTGCTCCGGACAGGAATCCCGGGTAA
- a CDS encoding Maf family protein, with translation MNEPPEIILASQSPQRSRLLQQLGLRFHVDPVPTDEQIAPGSSPEQAVCELALQKAAAYRAARDLPRNDRRILLTADTVVTIDGDILGKPADRRQAAAFLARLSGRRHTVYTGVHLSISGAAAGSGITFADAADVCIRTLDTTEIEHYLELAEWDGAAGGYRIQGVGGALVERIEGAYPTVVGLPIHRIYGMVWQIVAGGLVL, from the coding sequence ATGAATGAGCCTCCCGAGATAATCCTGGCCTCTCAAAGTCCGCAACGCTCCAGGCTGTTACAACAGCTTGGACTGCGCTTTCACGTTGACCCGGTACCAACCGATGAACAGATCGCCCCCGGCAGCAGCCCGGAGCAGGCAGTCTGTGAGCTGGCCCTCCAGAAGGCCGCTGCCTACCGGGCGGCCAGAGACCTGCCCCGAAACGACCGTCGGATACTGCTGACCGCGGACACCGTGGTGACAATCGATGGCGACATCCTTGGCAAACCGGCTGATCGTCGCCAGGCTGCGGCCTTTCTGGCACGCCTGAGCGGCCGACGGCACACCGTCTACACCGGGGTACACCTTTCCATAAGCGGTGCCGCCGCTGGCAGCGGAATAACATTTGCCGACGCCGCCGACGTCTGCATACGAACCCTGGACACCACCGAAATCGAGCACTACCTGGAGCTGGCGGAATGGGATGGCGCCGCCGGTGGGTACCGCATCCAGGGGGTTGGCGGTGCCCTGGTCGAACGGATCGAGGGGGCCTACCCGACCGTCGTGGGCTTGCCCATACACCGCATATATGGCATGGTATGGCAAATTGTTGCAGGCGGGCTTGTGCTTTGA